In Natrinema versiforme, the following are encoded in one genomic region:
- a CDS encoding class II histone deacetylase, giving the protein MTNLCVYYDDAALAHAPPVGEFDMPWTDRLAVKQSHPDRRERIENVVSIIRSELDDRTTWAEIDPATESELRRVHTASYIDAIRTWAEDGGGRLTTETGGNAETYRAALTAAGGAIDAAEHAVTADRLDVPYALVRPSGHHAQPSQSDGFCFFNNVAVAAAHLLETGQADRVAVLDWDVHHANGTQEIFYDRDDVLVVSLHNDHWSWDEETHPQSCDLTERGTGDGTGYTVNVPFPGGTGDDGYRYAIDELVEPVMASFDPDALLVSAGQDAGTMDPLGRNTVTKPGFESLGARARTLSDEYADGSLAIVQEGGYHVTHLAYATLGVLEGALELESAIDDPFTFMPGNTDLAEQAVDRARQAHSEYWPLE; this is encoded by the coding sequence ATGACCAACCTGTGTGTCTACTACGACGACGCGGCGCTAGCACACGCTCCACCGGTGGGCGAGTTCGATATGCCCTGGACGGATCGGTTGGCGGTGAAACAGTCCCATCCCGACCGACGCGAACGTATCGAGAACGTCGTCTCGATTATCCGGAGCGAACTCGACGACAGAACGACATGGGCAGAGATCGATCCGGCGACCGAATCGGAACTGAGACGTGTCCACACCGCTTCGTATATCGATGCGATCCGGACTTGGGCCGAAGACGGCGGGGGTCGACTCACGACGGAAACGGGCGGTAACGCGGAAACCTATCGCGCCGCGCTGACCGCTGCCGGCGGCGCGATCGACGCCGCCGAACACGCCGTTACCGCCGACCGCTTGGACGTTCCGTACGCGCTCGTCCGACCGAGTGGCCACCACGCTCAGCCATCCCAAAGCGATGGCTTCTGCTTTTTCAACAACGTCGCCGTCGCTGCAGCCCATCTGCTCGAGACGGGGCAAGCGGACCGCGTCGCCGTTCTCGACTGGGATGTCCATCACGCGAACGGGACCCAAGAAATCTTCTACGATCGGGACGACGTCCTCGTCGTCAGTCTCCATAACGATCATTGGTCGTGGGACGAGGAGACCCATCCGCAGTCCTGTGATCTCACCGAACGAGGGACGGGCGACGGGACGGGATACACGGTCAATGTTCCGTTCCCCGGCGGAACCGGCGATGACGGCTACCGGTACGCGATCGACGAACTCGTCGAGCCAGTGATGGCATCGTTCGATCCCGACGCACTGCTCGTGAGCGCGGGACAGGACGCTGGAACGATGGATCCACTGGGGCGAAACACCGTCACGAAACCCGGATTCGAGTCACTCGGTGCGAGAGCACGGACGCTATCGGACGAGTACGCGGACGGGTCTCTCGCAATCGTCCAAGAGGGCGGATATCACGTGACCCACCTCGCGTATGCGACGCTCGGCGTCCTCGAGGGAGCGCTCGAACTCGAGTCGGCGATCGACGACCCGTTCACGTTTATGCCCGGGAATACGGACCTCGCCGAACAGGCAGTCGACCGGGCGAGACAGGCCCACAGTGAGTACTGGCCGCTCGAGTGA
- a CDS encoding EamA family transporter → MIRTNYVFWALVACLSYSFVPPLVRVATREIPSTVAALISNIILVSLILLVLALTDEDVVHHLRTDSAIYLYVAGLFLGVGILAYYRALEFGPVSIVVPLFAMFIVGGSVIGVLVLDESMTVRNGFGIVLAVAAIYLLST, encoded by the coding sequence ATGATACGAACGAACTACGTTTTCTGGGCACTAGTCGCGTGTCTCTCCTACTCGTTTGTCCCGCCGCTCGTTCGAGTCGCAACGCGAGAGATACCGAGTACCGTTGCAGCGCTCATTTCGAACATCATTCTCGTAAGCCTCATTCTCCTCGTACTCGCGCTCACCGACGAGGATGTCGTTCACCATCTCCGGACCGATAGCGCGATTTATCTGTACGTCGCAGGCCTGTTTCTCGGCGTCGGAATCTTGGCGTACTATCGCGCACTCGAGTTCGGACCGGTCAGCATCGTCGTGCCCCTCTTTGCGATGTTCATCGTCGGCGGGTCGGTCATCGGCGTGCTCGTCCTCGACGAGTCGATGACGGTGCGAAACGGGTTCGGGATCGTTCTCGCCGTCGCCGCGATATATCTCCTCTCGACGTGA
- a CDS encoding pyridoxal phosphate-dependent aminotransferase, producing the protein MSDRRRPDDAVGTRRTAGVAESVIREMTREALSRDAINLSQGIPDVGETPTEIRTAAKEAIDAESQYTITWGLPDLREAVAERYAAWKGVEYDSETEVTITSGTSEAIMSTMLALAGPGDEVIYFEPVYESYIPASQFAGATAIPLDITDDLELDYDRLAAAAEDARILVLNTPMNPTGKVFTREELERIEEIVFEHDLILLTDEIYEHIVYTDDYLSPVEVGDLADRTIVCTGMSKTFSVTGWRVGFCLAPEYLSKELRKVHDYATICAPTPFQRAGVEALSLPDSYYEELSDSYERRRDLLYDGLVEIGLEPVKPDGAYYIMARYPTDEDDIEFCYRLIREAGVAAVPGSSFYTDPDADADWIRFTFSRNESTIRDALDRLRENRWW; encoded by the coding sequence ATGAGTGATCGAAGACGTCCGGACGATGCTGTCGGGACGCGGCGGACGGCGGGCGTCGCCGAGTCGGTCATCCGCGAGATGACCCGGGAGGCGCTCAGTCGGGACGCGATCAACCTCTCGCAGGGGATCCCCGATGTCGGCGAGACACCGACCGAGATTCGGACGGCGGCCAAGGAGGCGATCGACGCCGAGAGTCAGTACACGATCACATGGGGGCTGCCGGACCTCCGCGAGGCCGTCGCGGAACGATATGCGGCGTGGAAGGGGGTCGAATACGACTCCGAGACCGAGGTGACGATCACGAGCGGCACGAGCGAGGCGATCATGTCGACGATGCTCGCGCTCGCGGGCCCTGGTGACGAGGTGATCTACTTCGAACCGGTATACGAGAGTTACATTCCGGCGAGTCAGTTCGCCGGTGCGACGGCGATCCCCCTCGATATTACCGACGACCTCGAGCTCGACTACGATCGGCTCGCGGCCGCGGCCGAAGACGCTCGGATTCTCGTCCTCAACACGCCGATGAATCCGACCGGGAAAGTCTTCACCCGCGAGGAACTCGAGCGGATCGAAGAGATCGTCTTCGAGCACGATCTCATTCTGCTCACTGACGAGATTTACGAGCACATCGTCTACACCGACGACTATCTCAGTCCGGTCGAGGTCGGCGATCTCGCCGACCGAACGATCGTCTGTACCGGGATGTCGAAGACGTTCAGCGTTACCGGCTGGCGCGTCGGCTTCTGTCTCGCCCCGGAGTACCTCTCGAAGGAACTGCGGAAGGTCCACGATTACGCGACTATCTGTGCCCCGACGCCGTTCCAGCGAGCAGGAGTCGAGGCGCTCTCGCTGCCCGACTCGTACTACGAGGAGCTGTCGGACTCCTACGAACGTCGCCGCGACCTGCTTTACGACGGGCTCGTCGAGATCGGGCTCGAGCCCGTCAAGCCCGACGGCGCGTATTACATCATGGCGAGGTATCCGACGGACGAAGACGACATCGAGTTCTGTTACCGACTCATCCGCGAGGCGGGCGTCGCCGCCGTCCCGGGAAGTAGCTTCTACACGGATCCCGACGCCGATGCGGACTGGATCCGATTTACCTTCTCGAGAAACGAGTCGACGATCCGAGACGCGCTCGATCGGCTGCGCGAAAACCGATGGTGGTAA
- a CDS encoding agmatinase family protein, whose amino-acid sequence MSDSENRHGAAAFRESVSGSEVELAYAGLDTFLKADPRDIGAVEDVDAAVFGVPYDGAVSNRPGARYGPGAIRRASGWWAYLSEYKGGLTNMQTGKQVNFDDLTVADVGDAPVFPMDRETTGRSITAHMSTIASQTFPVMLGGDHYCTFPAFRGFAEGADHERVGFVQIDAHTDTVSESPLFGTDFHGSSTARIADSPYVDYDAVSQVGIRGYESPAFFDFAEETGLNLFPMREIEERGIVPVVEAAIEAAAEDTDAVYVTFDIDAVDPGTAPGTGTPVPGGLTSNQALKVMEVLGAHDDVGAVDMMEVAPRYDSSEGTERLASYLLVTLLERLFAE is encoded by the coding sequence ATGAGTGACTCCGAGAACCGACACGGGGCGGCCGCGTTCCGTGAGTCCGTTTCCGGGTCCGAGGTCGAACTCGCGTACGCCGGTCTCGATACGTTCCTCAAGGCCGATCCGCGGGACATCGGTGCGGTCGAGGACGTCGACGCAGCGGTGTTCGGCGTTCCGTACGACGGAGCGGTCTCTAACCGACCGGGGGCACGATACGGACCCGGTGCGATCCGACGAGCGAGCGGGTGGTGGGCCTATCTCTCGGAGTACAAAGGCGGGCTCACGAATATGCAGACCGGGAAGCAAGTTAATTTCGACGACCTCACCGTCGCGGACGTCGGCGACGCCCCGGTCTTCCCGATGGATCGCGAGACGACGGGGCGGAGCATCACCGCTCACATGTCTACGATAGCGTCGCAGACGTTTCCGGTCATGCTCGGCGGCGACCACTACTGTACATTCCCGGCGTTTCGCGGCTTCGCCGAGGGTGCGGACCACGAACGAGTCGGCTTCGTACAGATCGACGCCCACACCGATACCGTCTCCGAGAGCCCACTCTTCGGAACCGATTTCCACGGCTCGAGCACGGCGCGGATCGCGGACTCGCCATACGTCGATTACGACGCCGTCAGTCAGGTCGGTATCCGCGGCTACGAATCGCCCGCGTTCTTCGACTTCGCTGAGGAGACCGGATTGAACCTCTTCCCCATGCGGGAAATCGAGGAGCGCGGTATCGTTCCCGTCGTCGAAGCAGCGATCGAAGCCGCCGCCGAGGACACCGATGCGGTCTACGTCACCTTCGACATCGACGCCGTCGATCCGGGAACCGCACCCGGTACCGGGACGCCGGTCCCCGGCGGGCTAACCTCCAATCAGGCGCTCAAGGTAATGGAAGTGCTCGGTGCCCACGACGATGTCGGAGCCGTCGACATGATGGAGGTCGCACCTCGGTACGACTCGAGCGAAGGGACCGAGCGGCTCGCCTCGTACCTCTTGGTTACCCTCCTCGAGCGACTGTTTGCGGAGTGA
- a CDS encoding NrpR regulatory domain-containing protein, whose product MAPELDRRTYDLLRLVDRHAPIGSIQLVELMQLHGYDIKDRTIRLTLSELDELGLTEKVPGKGRRLTESGRMELEQGDVNSRLEQIRARIAALTSRVSYDPIEDTGSTVASAAFLDAADIDETLRLLERLDSLPFGPIPVSLEESGEDEPGDYRLLTSSSITLDGVLLSHGVNADLSTAGVLEYEPVEATTAEADAGQSGVEHGGRIVRYVDVINGEGSSIDVISLLIEAGRSDVTSVIEGGETGLLIGDDREFPINRYEEARDLAVANRSSLGGVLDFRRPREQEQHPGGNSAWAFGSITYVGAGELLLTTLREYGLSDSWETLYGTIARNRLESVQAVSHAPPLDE is encoded by the coding sequence ATGGCACCGGAGCTCGACAGGCGGACGTACGATCTCCTCCGGCTGGTCGACCGGCACGCCCCGATCGGCAGCATCCAACTCGTCGAACTGATGCAACTACACGGGTACGATATCAAAGACCGGACGATCAGACTCACGCTTTCGGAACTCGACGAGCTCGGCCTCACGGAGAAGGTTCCCGGAAAAGGCCGACGGCTCACCGAGAGCGGGCGAATGGAACTCGAGCAAGGAGACGTCAACAGCCGCCTCGAGCAGATTCGCGCACGCATCGCAGCACTGACGAGCCGCGTGAGCTACGATCCGATCGAGGACACCGGCAGCACCGTCGCTTCGGCCGCGTTTCTCGACGCTGCGGACATCGACGAAACGCTTCGGCTTCTCGAACGGCTCGACTCGCTCCCGTTCGGCCCGATTCCGGTCTCACTCGAGGAGAGCGGCGAGGACGAACCGGGCGACTACCGGTTACTCACGTCCTCGAGTATCACCCTCGACGGTGTCTTGCTATCCCACGGGGTCAACGCCGATCTCTCGACGGCGGGTGTCCTCGAGTACGAGCCGGTCGAAGCGACCACGGCCGAAGCGGACGCCGGCCAGTCGGGCGTCGAACACGGCGGCCGGATCGTTCGATACGTCGACGTGATCAACGGCGAGGGCTCGTCGATCGACGTTATTTCGCTCCTGATCGAAGCCGGCCGAAGCGATGTCACGAGCGTTATCGAAGGCGGGGAGACCGGTCTCCTCATCGGCGACGACCGCGAGTTTCCGATCAACAGGTACGAAGAAGCCCGAGATCTCGCCGTCGCGAATCGCAGTTCGCTCGGGGGCGTACTCGATTTCCGGCGGCCGCGCGAACAGGAGCAACATCCGGGCGGCAACTCGGCGTGGGCGTTCGGTTCGATCACCTACGTCGGCGCGGGCGAACTACTGCTCACGACCCTTCGCGAGTACGGTCTCTCCGACTCCTGGGAAACGCTGTACGGAACGATCGCGAGGAACAGACTCGAGTCGGTGCAAGCGGTGTCTCATGCGCCGCCGCTCGACGAGTAA
- a CDS encoding nitrilase family protein produces MNSPTATRVAVAQTIPEFGAVEPNRDRTVDIVRENASADLVVLPELSTTGYVFDSIEEVAALAEPRDGPTGRAWETVAAETDTWIVGGFAEADGGAFYNSALIVSPDGIEGVYRKVHRWNEEKRWFDPGDDAPVFETPFGRLGVQICNDLWFPEQTITQARAGADLIAVPTNWVPEPAGEGAAVNAERQAGWTMGVHQTIAHANANRVFIACADRAGTERGTSFEGQSVVVDPIGVPLAGPAPRTGEHTVLADCDLPRARSKRLTGRDDVLADRRPDVYDLGYSSSGGA; encoded by the coding sequence GTGAATTCGCCGACCGCCACTCGAGTCGCGGTCGCACAGACGATCCCGGAGTTCGGTGCCGTCGAACCGAATCGGGACCGGACCGTCGACATCGTCCGGGAGAACGCGAGCGCCGATCTCGTCGTTCTGCCGGAACTTTCGACCACGGGGTACGTGTTCGACTCGATCGAGGAAGTCGCGGCGCTGGCCGAACCGAGGGACGGCCCGACCGGCCGTGCGTGGGAAACGGTCGCCGCCGAGACCGACACGTGGATCGTCGGCGGGTTCGCCGAGGCCGACGGCGGCGCGTTCTACAACAGCGCGCTGATCGTCTCGCCGGACGGCATCGAGGGCGTCTATCGGAAGGTCCACCGCTGGAACGAGGAGAAGCGGTGGTTCGATCCCGGTGACGATGCGCCGGTTTTCGAGACGCCGTTCGGCCGGCTCGGCGTACAGATCTGCAACGACCTCTGGTTTCCGGAACAGACGATCACGCAGGCCCGCGCTGGCGCCGATCTCATCGCTGTGCCGACGAACTGGGTCCCCGAGCCGGCCGGGGAGGGGGCAGCCGTAAACGCCGAGCGACAGGCCGGCTGGACGATGGGAGTCCACCAGACGATCGCACACGCGAACGCGAACCGCGTATTCATCGCCTGTGCGGATCGAGCGGGCACCGAACGCGGGACATCGTTCGAGGGCCAGAGCGTCGTCGTCGATCCGATCGGCGTTCCGCTCGCAGGTCCCGCGCCGCGGACGGGAGAACACACCGTACTGGCCGATTGCGACCTACCGCGAGCACGGAGCAAGCGACTGACGGGCCGGGACGACGTGCTCGCGGACCGTCGACCGGACGTCTACGATCTCGGTTACTCGTCGAGCGGCGGCGCATGA
- a CDS encoding ABC transporter permease subunit, which translates to MATETSANDGGTNDTGRAGLRSNAKWYVLSYPLAWLVAIFLVPLGMLVVFSFWVNVPGGQYEIGFTLENYVRFLTSRLYLGQLWLTVEISLVTAAISLLLGYPMAYYLARMERPWLRSVLLITIISSLWITYVIRAYAWQVILASRGILSSIGVTIGLLAEHQSFYPGYWGLITGMVYVFLPFMILTLYSSIRNIDGELLEASKNLGAGPAKTFRRVTLPLSKNGIASGTALVFILALGAYVMPRLLGSSAQRTLPVLIEQQIMSESNYPFGAAMSIGLIAVVLAFLWVLVRFTNVTAASLGGSDEIVADDEDDGEEDPSNSESAGIAARLWRGSTAAAASIGLTRALGRIASAGNSLVTTVDSKTRESILWVAFRLYVAAVVAFIAAPLGIIVAVSFTPEQFLTFPPGGFSLQWYVEFFTDPSWLIALINSLSIAASAALLSTTIGGTLAFALDRFDYRWSALIGTLGVLPILVPPVIIGVAFLVFFLQIGVAGSQLSIIVAHGIFYAPFPFILISQGLGEIDRTYEEAAMNLGAGSVRTIRTITYPLLRANVISGALFAFILSLNEYIIAWLLSLFLVDTIPIQIFNQLRYSYPPTIAAASVVFIGLTVVVMTAIERLSGGIWE; encoded by the coding sequence ATGGCGACCGAAACATCCGCAAACGACGGCGGTACGAACGATACCGGGCGTGCGGGCCTTCGATCGAACGCAAAGTGGTACGTGCTGTCGTATCCGCTAGCGTGGCTCGTCGCGATCTTCCTCGTCCCGCTGGGCATGCTCGTTGTGTTCAGTTTTTGGGTGAACGTTCCCGGCGGCCAATACGAAATCGGGTTCACCCTCGAGAACTACGTGCGCTTTCTCACGAGTCGCCTCTATCTCGGCCAGCTGTGGCTGACGGTCGAAATCTCGCTCGTAACGGCCGCTATCTCGCTCCTGTTGGGCTATCCGATGGCGTACTATCTCGCCCGGATGGAGCGGCCGTGGCTGCGGAGCGTGCTGTTGATCACCATCATCTCCTCGTTGTGGATCACCTACGTGATCAGAGCCTACGCGTGGCAGGTCATCTTGGCCTCTCGCGGCATCCTGAGTTCGATCGGCGTCACCATCGGCCTCCTCGCCGAACACCAGTCGTTCTACCCCGGCTACTGGGGCCTGATCACCGGGATGGTGTACGTCTTCCTGCCGTTTATGATACTCACGCTTTACAGCAGTATCCGAAATATCGACGGCGAACTCCTCGAGGCCTCGAAGAACCTCGGCGCCGGGCCGGCGAAGACGTTCCGTCGGGTGACGCTTCCGCTGTCGAAAAACGGCATCGCCAGCGGAACCGCACTCGTGTTCATCCTCGCACTCGGCGCGTACGTCATGCCCCGACTCCTCGGGAGTTCCGCACAGCGGACCCTTCCGGTGCTGATCGAACAGCAGATCATGAGCGAGAGCAACTACCCGTTCGGAGCCGCGATGAGTATCGGCCTCATCGCCGTCGTGCTCGCGTTCCTTTGGGTGCTCGTTCGATTCACGAACGTCACGGCCGCCAGTCTCGGCGGGAGCGACGAAATCGTCGCGGACGACGAGGACGACGGTGAGGAGGACCCGTCGAATTCGGAATCGGCCGGCATCGCCGCCCGTCTCTGGCGCGGTAGTACCGCCGCGGCCGCGAGTATCGGGCTCACTCGAGCGCTCGGGCGGATCGCGAGCGCTGGGAACTCACTCGTTACGACGGTCGATTCCAAGACGCGGGAGTCGATACTCTGGGTCGCGTTTCGGCTGTACGTCGCAGCGGTCGTGGCGTTCATCGCCGCGCCGCTCGGTATCATCGTCGCCGTCTCGTTCACGCCGGAACAGTTCCTGACGTTCCCGCCGGGCGGGTTCTCCCTGCAGTGGTACGTCGAGTTCTTCACCGACCCGTCGTGGCTCATCGCGCTGATCAACAGTCTCTCGATCGCGGCGAGTGCGGCGTTGCTCAGTACGACGATCGGCGGAACGCTCGCGTTCGCGTTGGACCGATTCGACTACCGGTGGAGCGCACTCATCGGAACGCTCGGCGTCCTGCCGATCCTGGTCCCGCCGGTGATTATCGGCGTGGCCTTCCTCGTGTTCTTCCTCCAGATCGGCGTCGCCGGCTCTCAGCTGAGCATCATCGTCGCACACGGGATCTTCTACGCGCCGTTCCCGTTCATTCTGATCTCACAGGGGCTCGGCGAGATCGATCGGACCTACGAGGAGGCCGCGATGAACCTCGGTGCCGGGTCGGTGCGGACGATCCGGACGATCACGTACCCGCTGTTGCGAGCGAACGTGATCTCCGGCGCGCTGTTCGCCTTCATCCTCTCGTTGAACGAGTACATCATCGCGTGGCTGCTCTCGCTGTTCTTGGTCGACACGATCCCGATCCAGATCTTCAACCAGCTCCGCTACTCGTATCCGCCGACGATCGCGGCTGCGAGCGTGGTCTTTATCGGGCTCACCGTCGTCGTGATGACGGCGATCGAGCGCCTCTCCGGAGGGATCTGGGAGTGA